The proteins below come from a single Fodinicurvata sp. EGI_FJ10296 genomic window:
- the ahcY gene encoding adenosylhomocysteinase, which produces MPDASGSQDFKVKDISLAAWGRKEIAIAETEMPGLMATREEFGASKPLKGARIAGCLHMTIQTAVLIETLTALGAEVRWSSCNIFSTQDQAAAAIAATGVPVFAWKGMSEEEFWWCIEQTVKGPDGWTPNMILDDGGDLTGLMHEKYPELLKDVLGISEETTTGVLRLYEMAKKGTLAVPCINVNDSVTKSKFDNLYGCRESLVDGVKRATDVMIAGKVAVVAGYGDVGKGSAESLRSQGARVMVTEIDPICALQAAMEGYEVVTMDEAASMGDIFVTATGNVDVITVDHMRQMKDRAIVCNIGHFDSEIQINALSNFKWDEIKPQVDEVEFPDGKKLIVLAKGRLVNLGCATGHPSFVMSASFTNQVMAQIELWENHAKYDKQVYVLPKHLDEKVAALHLKKLNVRLTQLSDEQSKYIGIEKNGPFKPDHYRY; this is translated from the coding sequence ATGCCTGACGCAAGCGGTTCGCAAGATTTCAAGGTCAAAGACATTTCGCTTGCTGCCTGGGGCCGGAAGGAAATCGCCATCGCCGAGACGGAAATGCCCGGTCTCATGGCGACCCGCGAAGAATTCGGTGCTTCCAAGCCGCTGAAGGGCGCCCGTATTGCCGGCTGCCTGCACATGACCATTCAGACTGCGGTTCTGATCGAGACCCTGACGGCGCTGGGCGCCGAGGTTCGCTGGTCGTCCTGCAACATCTTCTCGACCCAGGATCAGGCTGCCGCGGCCATTGCGGCCACCGGCGTTCCGGTCTTTGCCTGGAAGGGCATGTCGGAAGAAGAGTTCTGGTGGTGCATCGAGCAGACCGTCAAGGGTCCGGACGGCTGGACGCCGAACATGATCCTCGACGACGGCGGCGATCTGACCGGCCTGATGCACGAGAAGTACCCCGAGCTTCTCAAGGACGTTCTCGGCATCTCCGAAGAGACCACGACCGGCGTGCTGCGTCTCTATGAAATGGCGAAGAAGGGTACGCTGGCCGTTCCCTGCATCAACGTCAACGACAGTGTCACCAAGTCCAAGTTCGACAACCTCTATGGTTGCCGCGAGAGCCTGGTCGACGGCGTCAAGCGCGCCACCGACGTGATGATTGCCGGCAAGGTTGCCGTGGTCGCCGGTTATGGCGACGTTGGCAAGGGCTCTGCAGAGAGCCTGCGCAGCCAGGGCGCCCGGGTCATGGTCACCGAGATCGACCCGATCTGTGCGCTTCAGGCCGCCATGGAAGGCTATGAAGTCGTTACCATGGACGAGGCCGCTTCGATGGGCGACATCTTCGTCACCGCGACTGGTAATGTGGACGTCATCACCGTCGACCACATGCGCCAGATGAAGGACCGGGCGATCGTCTGTAACATCGGTCACTTCGACAGCGAGATCCAGATCAACGCTCTGTCCAACTTCAAGTGGGACGAGATCAAGCCGCAGGTCGACGAAGTCGAATTCCCTGACGGCAAGAAGCTGATCGTTCTCGCCAAGGGCCGCCTGGTCAATCTGGGCTGCGCCACCGGCCACCCGAGCTTCGTGATGAGCGCCTCCTTCACCAACCAGGTGATGGCGCAGATCGAGCTCTGGGAAAACCACGCCAAGTACGACAAGCAGGTTTACGTCCTGCCGAAGCACCTGGACGAAAAGGTCGCTGCTCTTCACCTCAAGAAGCTGAATGTGCGTCTGACGCAGCTCAGCGACGAGCAGTCCAAGTATATCGGTATCGAAAAGAACGGCCCGTTCAAGCCGGATCACTATCGCTACTGA
- a CDS encoding ATP-binding protein: MDTVSVPVFMVVIVAVAVLSAGLAIVAFRLYRRAEAAEREAARIKAILERLPIRLGYGGGQPYRTGAWSMLLGDHEPGDRAGRVRPSEDPSLFVEDHTVAGRTVRLVDTLVRLPTSGTVSIALGTDVTDLVAATSSAQAGASTHQTEAAEARAGVERARAILDTLPIPIWERDGDGRVCWGNKAYRAAVDTDERGVSANGTELVRGLDLYRRASEASAEESTDRHVIVGGQRLYMRIAEAPLPLPGNGAARGGLHRTVGYALDQTSLEDARADLGRHIAAHGEVLEHLKSAIAIFGPDRRLKFYNFGYVTLWGLDEEWLDAGPTLGEVLEHLRERRIFPEFADFQTYKRSQTELFTSVLQRQEDMLHLPDGRTLRQFITPHPFGGLLFVIEDVTSTLALERSYNTLLQVQNETLDNLEEGVAVLGSDGRLKLYNPAFLSIWGLSPEDVGGSPHFSAIVDSVQSRFAHEQDWPVRRSDLLSLGLERNAETRRLRRDDGSVVSISAVPLPDGGKLISTLDVTDSDRVEQALRASNEALETADRLKSEFIANVSYQLRTPLNAILGFAEILNNRYFGELNERQGDYTGSIIDASNRLLQLIDDILDLATIEAGYMSLERRSIDIREILGKVHDLTREWAGKQGLKVEMDCPDDIGGVDADDRRLRQALYNLVSNAIKFTPPGGRITLWGRREGGVIRLAVSDTGVGIPEADQRRVFGRFEKGQRHVRNGGIGLGLALVKSFVELHGGRLELVSNPGEGTTISCLLPASGGSIPPDDAQYAIGLSGASVADRQPAARPAVEALHSVAERE, from the coding sequence GTGGACACCGTGTCTGTCCCCGTCTTTATGGTCGTCATCGTTGCCGTCGCCGTTCTCTCGGCGGGACTGGCGATCGTGGCTTTTCGGCTCTATCGACGGGCCGAGGCCGCCGAACGTGAAGCGGCACGGATCAAGGCCATTCTCGAGCGCCTTCCGATACGGCTTGGCTATGGTGGGGGGCAACCCTATCGAACCGGCGCCTGGTCGATGCTTCTGGGCGATCACGAGCCAGGCGACAGGGCGGGGCGCGTACGGCCTTCGGAGGATCCCTCGCTATTTGTCGAGGATCATACAGTTGCGGGGCGTACGGTCCGTTTGGTCGACACGCTCGTGCGTTTGCCGACGAGCGGTACTGTTTCGATCGCTCTGGGCACGGATGTGACCGATCTCGTCGCTGCCACTTCCAGCGCCCAGGCCGGCGCGTCGACGCATCAGACCGAAGCAGCCGAGGCCCGTGCCGGGGTCGAGCGGGCCCGCGCGATACTCGATACATTGCCGATCCCGATTTGGGAGCGCGATGGTGACGGCCGTGTCTGCTGGGGCAATAAAGCGTACCGGGCGGCTGTCGACACCGACGAGCGCGGAGTATCCGCGAACGGGACGGAACTGGTCCGGGGACTCGATCTTTATCGCCGTGCAAGTGAAGCTTCGGCGGAAGAGTCGACGGATCGCCATGTCATCGTCGGCGGTCAACGCCTCTACATGCGGATCGCCGAAGCGCCGCTGCCGTTGCCCGGAAACGGGGCAGCCCGCGGCGGCCTGCACCGGACGGTTGGCTATGCGTTGGATCAGACGTCGCTGGAAGACGCCCGTGCCGATCTCGGTCGCCATATCGCGGCTCACGGCGAGGTGCTGGAGCATCTGAAGTCGGCGATCGCGATATTCGGGCCGGACCGTCGGCTGAAATTCTACAATTTCGGTTATGTCACACTCTGGGGTCTGGACGAAGAATGGCTGGATGCCGGGCCGACGCTGGGCGAGGTGCTCGAACATCTGCGCGAACGCCGGATATTCCCCGAATTCGCCGATTTCCAGACGTACAAGCGCAGCCAGACCGAACTGTTCACATCGGTGCTCCAGCGCCAGGAGGACATGCTGCACCTGCCGGACGGCCGAACGCTGCGACAATTCATTACACCGCACCCTTTCGGGGGACTGTTGTTCGTGATCGAGGACGTCACCAGCACCCTGGCACTTGAGCGGAGCTATAATACCCTGCTCCAGGTTCAGAACGAGACGTTGGACAATCTTGAGGAGGGGGTCGCCGTTCTGGGGAGTGACGGCCGTCTCAAATTGTATAACCCGGCATTTCTCAGCATCTGGGGACTGAGTCCCGAAGACGTCGGCGGATCGCCCCATTTTTCGGCGATCGTCGATTCCGTTCAGTCGCGATTTGCACACGAACAGGATTGGCCGGTGCGCCGGAGCGATCTGCTGTCGCTGGGGCTGGAACGCAACGCCGAAACGCGCCGGCTGCGGCGCGACGATGGATCGGTGGTGTCGATCTCGGCCGTCCCCTTGCCCGATGGCGGCAAGCTGATTTCCACCCTCGATGTGACCGACAGCGATCGTGTGGAGCAGGCGCTGCGGGCGTCGAACGAGGCGCTGGAAACAGCCGACCGGCTGAAATCGGAATTCATCGCCAACGTATCCTATCAGCTTCGCACACCGCTGAACGCGATTCTGGGCTTCGCCGAAATCCTGAACAACCGGTATTTCGGCGAACTTAACGAACGTCAGGGCGACTATACCGGCAGCATCATCGACGCTTCCAACCGGCTGCTGCAGTTGATCGATGACATTCTCGATCTGGCGACCATCGAGGCCGGCTATATGTCGCTGGAGCGCCGCAGCATCGATATCCGCGAGATCCTAGGCAAGGTTCATGACCTGACGCGGGAATGGGCCGGCAAGCAAGGTCTCAAAGTCGAGATGGATTGCCCGGACGACATCGGCGGCGTGGACGCCGATGACCGGCGCCTACGCCAGGCGCTTTACAATCTTGTCTCGAATGCCATTAAATTCACCCCGCCCGGCGGGCGGATCACGCTGTGGGGCCGGCGCGAGGGGGGCGTGATTCGTCTTGCCGTCAGCGACACCGGTGTCGGCATCCCCGAGGCCGACCAGCGTCGGGTCTTCGGGCGGTTCGAAAAGGGCCAGCGGCACGTTCGTAACGGTGGCATCGGTCTGGGGCTCGCCCTGGTCAAAAGCTTCGTGGAACTGCACGGCGGGCGTCTGGAACTCGTTTCCAATCCCGGCGAGGGGACGACAATAAGCTGCTTGCTGCCGGCAAGCGGCGGGTCGATCCCTCCCGACGATGCGCAATACGCGATCGGCCTGTCGGGTGCGTCCGTCGCTGATCGCCAGCCTGCCGCCCGACCGGCGGTCGAGGCCTTGCACAGCGTTGCGGAACGCGAGTAG
- a CDS encoding nitrile hydratase accessory protein, which produces MSDEAPASSPAPTPGISPELTRLVPRDDDGPVFRAPWEASAFALAVRLIDAGVVSWPEWAAALGARLESARRDSSGDRSDDYYRHWLAALEDVTCAKGLATPELLASLKQDWRAAYLDTPHGRPVSLPPQDG; this is translated from the coding sequence ATGAGCGACGAAGCGCCGGCATCTTCCCCTGCACCTACCCCGGGCATCTCTCCGGAACTGACCCGGCTCGTCCCCCGCGACGACGACGGTCCCGTTTTCCGCGCGCCATGGGAGGCTTCGGCCTTCGCGCTCGCGGTCCGGCTGATCGACGCCGGCGTCGTGAGCTGGCCGGAATGGGCCGCCGCCCTCGGCGCGCGGCTCGAAAGTGCCCGCCGCGACAGTTCCGGGGACAGGTCCGACGACTATTACCGGCATTGGCTGGCGGCTCTGGAAGACGTGACCTGCGCAAAAGGGCTGGCGACGCCCGAGTTGCTGGCTTCGCTCAAGCAGGACTGGCGTGCGGCCTATCTGGACACGCCGCACGGCCGGCCCGTTTCGCTTCCGCCGCAGGACGGGTGA
- the nthB gene encoding nitrile hydratase subunit beta, which yields MNNVHDLGGMQAFGPVNPEPETGEPVFHAEWERRVFAVTLASGAAAGWSLDASRHTRESLPPALYLTSSYYEIWLEALTRQLIGAGLISAAEYQTGQPDGGSNAPPVSPLLPEAVAPMLAVGKPSAMDSEIAPRFSVGDRVRVINAHPRGHTRATRYARGRIGTVAARRGVHLFADKSAHGIREGQHLYNIRFSAQELWGAEANARDSVNLDLWDDHLEPAPEVRRAS from the coding sequence ATGAACAACGTCCACGACCTCGGCGGCATGCAGGCGTTCGGGCCCGTCAACCCCGAGCCGGAGACCGGGGAACCCGTCTTCCATGCCGAGTGGGAGCGGCGGGTATTCGCAGTAACGCTGGCCTCGGGCGCGGCCGCCGGATGGTCTCTGGATGCCTCCCGCCACACGCGCGAAAGCCTGCCGCCGGCGCTCTATCTCACCTCCAGCTATTACGAAATCTGGCTCGAAGCCCTGACCCGGCAACTGATCGGCGCGGGGCTGATCTCGGCCGCCGAATATCAGACCGGTCAACCGGATGGCGGATCAAACGCGCCCCCGGTTTCGCCACTTCTTCCGGAAGCGGTGGCCCCGATGCTTGCCGTCGGCAAACCCTCGGCCATGGACAGCGAAATCGCGCCACGCTTCAGCGTCGGCGACCGGGTTCGGGTCATCAACGCCCATCCGCGCGGCCATACCCGCGCCACCCGCTATGCCCGGGGCCGGATCGGCACCGTGGCGGCACGTCGCGGCGTCCATCTGTTCGCGGACAAGAGCGCACATGGCATCCGCGAAGGGCAGCATCTCTATAACATCCGGTTTTCCGCGCAGGAACTGTGGGGCGCCGAGGCCAACGCCCGCGACAGCGTCAATCTCGATCTGTGGGACGACCACCTCGAACCGGCGCCGGAAGTCAGGCGGGCGTCATGA
- the nthA gene encoding nitrile hydratase subunit alpha, with protein MTSPSPDDDTRSGPGDANAHAHHHDHTDPPPDPELRVKALETLLTRKGLVDPQTLDVLIDTYEHRVGPRNGARVVARAWTDPAFRDRLLADASAAAAEMGFSGRGGEHITAVANTPSVHNLVVCTLCSCYPWPLLGLPPVWYKSPAYRARAVIDPRGVLAEFGTDIPADVAVQVWDSTSEMRYFVLPERPAGTDGWDEERLAAIVTRNAMVGAERALDPATSSGGAGS; from the coding sequence ATGACTTCCCCTTCGCCCGACGACGACACCCGATCCGGCCCCGGTGATGCCAATGCGCATGCCCATCATCATGACCACACCGACCCGCCACCCGATCCCGAGTTGCGGGTCAAGGCGCTGGAAACCCTGCTGACCCGCAAGGGGCTGGTCGATCCGCAGACGCTCGACGTCCTTATCGACACTTACGAGCACCGTGTCGGACCTCGCAACGGCGCGCGCGTCGTCGCCCGGGCCTGGACCGACCCGGCATTCCGCGACCGATTGCTGGCCGATGCATCGGCGGCGGCAGCGGAAATGGGCTTTTCCGGGCGTGGCGGCGAACACATCACTGCCGTGGCCAATACACCATCGGTCCACAACCTCGTCGTCTGCACGCTTTGCTCGTGCTATCCGTGGCCGCTTCTCGGCCTGCCGCCGGTCTGGTACAAGTCGCCGGCCTATCGCGCCCGGGCCGTCATCGATCCGCGCGGCGTGCTGGCGGAGTTCGGCACCGATATTCCCGCCGACGTCGCGGTCCAGGTCTGGGATTCGACATCGGAAATGCGGTACTTCGTGCTGCCGGAGCGGCCCGCCGGCACCGACGGCTGGGACGAGGAACGCCTCGCCGCCATCGTCACACGCAATGCCATGGTCGGCGCAGAGCGGGCTCTCGACCCCGCTACATCTTCGGGGGGAGCCGGATCATGA
- a CDS encoding NAD(P)/FAD-dependent oxidoreductase has translation MPAADTSAVNAVPGPVHHQTDVLIVGAGPVGLFAIFQCGMLDLTCHVVDALDAPGGQCTALYPEKPIYDIPGMPHVTASGLIDRLEAQARPFRPQYHLSQQVRDLAATPDGRWHAVTTADTHIAAGAVIIAAGVGAFGPNRPPLPGLDGYEAGGSVQYVVRRKDDLRGRRVVIAGGGDSAVDWAVDLAGVAAAVTLVHRRDKFRAAPASVGRLHALAAEGRVTLMTPWQLAGLTGDGKRLTAVEITDLDGQRQSIPADLLLPFHGLATSLGPIHDWGPAIERGRIPVDPGTAATDTPGLFAVGDVATYPHKLKLILTGFAEAAAAAHAIHRHLHPDTPRHFEYSTTRGVPD, from the coding sequence ATGCCTGCCGCCGACACTTCAGCCGTAAACGCCGTGCCCGGCCCTGTCCACCATCAAACCGACGTCCTGATCGTCGGCGCCGGACCGGTGGGCCTGTTCGCGATTTTCCAGTGCGGCATGCTGGACCTGACCTGTCATGTGGTCGATGCGCTTGACGCGCCCGGCGGGCAATGTACGGCGCTTTACCCGGAAAAGCCGATCTATGACATTCCCGGCATGCCCCATGTCACGGCGTCGGGGCTGATCGACCGGCTCGAAGCCCAGGCGCGTCCGTTCCGGCCCCAGTATCACCTGAGCCAGCAGGTGCGCGACCTCGCCGCCACTCCTGACGGCCGCTGGCACGCGGTGACCACGGCCGATACTCATATCGCGGCCGGTGCGGTCATCATCGCCGCTGGCGTCGGTGCGTTCGGCCCCAATCGTCCGCCGCTGCCGGGACTCGATGGCTATGAGGCCGGTGGCAGCGTTCAGTATGTCGTCCGCCGCAAGGACGATCTGCGCGGACGGCGGGTCGTGATCGCCGGCGGCGGCGACAGCGCCGTGGACTGGGCCGTCGACCTCGCCGGCGTGGCGGCCGCCGTCACGCTCGTCCACCGGCGCGACAAGTTTCGTGCCGCACCGGCCAGCGTCGGCCGCCTGCACGCGCTGGCCGCTGAGGGGCGCGTCACGCTGATGACTCCGTGGCAGCTCGCCGGTCTCACCGGCGACGGCAAACGCCTGACGGCTGTCGAAATCACCGATCTCGATGGCCAACGCCAAAGCATTCCGGCCGATCTGTTGCTGCCGTTCCATGGTCTGGCGACGTCGCTGGGGCCGATACACGACTGGGGACCAGCGATCGAACGCGGGCGGATTCCGGTGGACCCCGGCACGGCAGCAACCGACACGCCGGGCCTGTTCGCCGTGGGTGACGTGGCGACATATCCGCACAAGCTCAAGCTGATCCTCACCGGATTCGCCGAGGCCGCAGCTGCCGCCCATGCCATCCACCGGCACCTTCACCCGGACACGCCGCGTCATTTCGAATATTCCACGACGCGCGGCGTGCCCGATTAA
- the tsaE gene encoding tRNA (adenosine(37)-N6)-threonylcarbamoyltransferase complex ATPase subunit type 1 TsaE produces the protein MTFLADEQATADFGARLADVLRPGDVVCLHGDLGAGKSALARAAIRSLAADPALEVPSPTFTLVQVYDTRIGSVWHFDLYRLSDPEEAIELGWEEALVSGIVLLEWPERLGTLLPTDHIDVRLDIGAGGAGRTVTVSVPDTDDDLGARFAGFHEAGAASRRA, from the coding sequence ATGACGTTTCTCGCGGACGAGCAGGCGACCGCCGATTTCGGCGCGCGACTGGCGGACGTGTTGCGGCCGGGCGATGTCGTCTGCCTTCACGGCGATCTGGGCGCGGGCAAATCGGCGCTGGCGCGGGCGGCGATCCGCAGCCTTGCCGCCGATCCGGCGCTTGAGGTGCCGAGCCCGACCTTTACCCTGGTCCAGGTATACGATACCCGAATCGGCAGCGTCTGGCACTTTGATCTCTATCGTTTGTCCGACCCCGAGGAAGCGATCGAACTGGGCTGGGAGGAGGCGCTGGTGTCGGGGATCGTGCTGCTGGAATGGCCCGAGCGATTGGGCACGTTATTGCCGACCGATCACATCGATGTCCGGCTCGACATCGGCGCTGGCGGGGCCGGGCGGACGGTGACGGTTTCGGTGCCCGATACCGATGACGATCTGGGCGCGCGCTTTGCCGGATTTCACGAAGCCGGTGCCGCTTCGAGGCGCGCATGA
- the addB gene encoding double-strand break repair protein AddB has product MTAVTDPQCRGVFTIASGRPFLDDLVAGIVARWGDAPEALADITLLLPNRRACRALREAFLRRAGEKGQHSLLLPTMSPIGDIDPDALGLAAEDLPAIAAAMDLPPAVDPMRRRLLLARLVARFDPTMSPDRSVWLADELARLLDQVATEQVSFDGLDVLVPEELAGHWQSILDFLKIVTQAWPSVLEDEGAVDAATRRNAVLAAQAAAWRQSPPATPVIIAGSTGSIPATSALMEAVAGLPAGCVVVPGLDAALDDLSWEAVDETHPQFGLHGLLSRIGVDRTAVGPWSDPPEGEPGRHDLRPGVAAARRQLASEVMRPAVTTEHWRVGAIPPTCLEGLIRIDADSPREEADVVALIMREALEEPERTAALVTPDRALARRVGAVLTRWGVSVDDSAGRPLREAPVGAFLHLVAQAAETGCAPVRLLSLLKHPLAALGMDRAAVRRMVEALEVGVLRGPSPEPGLAGLRRRVERVGDPAAREEISVLIDRLAACAEGFLDSLSVDGEMETGGARTLADQVERHLRCAEALAATADAPGAARLWRGDDGEAAAMAVRAILDNSRDHPPVADGRYAAVFDALAGETPVRPRHGTHPRLAILGPLEARLIQADVVILGGLNEGTWPGDPTVDPWMSRPMRRSFGLSAPERRIGLSAHDFVQAFCAPDVVLTRSARADGAPTVPSRWLLRLDAVLKGAGLETPQSLYHRMRARLLHESGGYRPVGDPRPRPALALRPGTVRVSEVGMWINDPYAFYARRILALEPLRALAENPGAPERGTVIHEVLATYVRHHGLTLPPDAEARLLEYGRKAFEPLTVFPSVRAFWWPRFERVARWFLGYLATMPRDRTSIAIEDKGRLSVPRPVSGPLMVTGRADRIDRTADGLVVVDYKTGTVPPKKQMVSGIAPQLPLEGVIAEAGGFDELAPGPGTGLEVADLEHWKVGGGREPGRVDGIGRDQIAAAIEAARTGIARLAADYDTDATAYLSRPRGAVRHTDDYAYLARIAEWANDRTGTEGES; this is encoded by the coding sequence ATGACGGCGGTTACCGATCCGCAGTGCCGGGGCGTGTTCACCATTGCCTCGGGGCGTCCGTTTCTGGACGATCTGGTTGCGGGCATCGTGGCCCGCTGGGGCGACGCGCCCGAGGCGCTTGCCGATATCACGCTGCTGTTGCCGAACCGGCGCGCCTGCCGAGCCCTGCGTGAGGCTTTCCTGCGCCGGGCGGGCGAGAAGGGTCAGCACAGTCTGCTGCTGCCGACCATGAGCCCGATTGGCGACATCGACCCCGACGCGCTCGGTCTCGCGGCCGAAGACCTTCCGGCCATCGCTGCGGCGATGGATCTGCCGCCGGCGGTCGATCCCATGCGCCGGCGCCTGCTGCTGGCCCGGCTCGTGGCGCGCTTCGACCCCACGATGTCGCCCGACAGATCGGTCTGGCTGGCTGACGAACTGGCGCGGCTGCTCGATCAGGTGGCCACGGAACAGGTATCGTTCGACGGCCTCGACGTGCTGGTGCCTGAAGAATTGGCCGGGCATTGGCAGAGCATTCTCGACTTCCTGAAAATCGTAACCCAGGCCTGGCCGTCGGTGCTTGAGGACGAGGGCGCCGTCGACGCGGCCACCCGCCGCAACGCCGTGCTGGCAGCCCAGGCGGCCGCGTGGCGCCAGTCGCCGCCGGCAACGCCGGTCATCATCGCCGGGTCGACCGGCTCGATTCCGGCGACATCGGCGCTGATGGAAGCCGTGGCCGGGCTGCCGGCGGGCTGTGTCGTGGTGCCGGGGCTGGATGCCGCGCTCGATGACCTGAGCTGGGAGGCGGTTGACGAAACGCATCCGCAGTTCGGTTTGCATGGGTTGCTGTCCCGCATCGGCGTCGACCGCACCGCCGTTGGGCCCTGGTCGGACCCGCCGGAGGGCGAGCCGGGCCGCCACGACTTGCGGCCCGGCGTGGCCGCGGCGCGGCGCCAGCTTGCGTCGGAGGTCATGCGGCCGGCCGTGACGACCGAGCATTGGCGTGTCGGCGCCATACCGCCGACATGCCTTGAGGGGTTGATCCGCATCGATGCCGACAGCCCGCGTGAGGAAGCCGACGTCGTCGCCCTGATCATGCGCGAAGCATTGGAAGAGCCCGAGCGCACCGCCGCGCTGGTCACGCCGGACAGGGCCCTGGCGCGGCGCGTCGGCGCCGTGCTGACCCGCTGGGGCGTCAGCGTCGACGACAGTGCCGGCCGGCCGCTGCGCGAGGCACCGGTCGGGGCGTTCCTTCATCTCGTTGCGCAAGCGGCGGAAACCGGCTGTGCACCGGTGCGTCTGCTGTCCTTGTTGAAGCACCCGCTGGCAGCTCTTGGGATGGACCGCGCCGCCGTGCGGCGCATGGTGGAGGCGCTGGAAGTCGGCGTGTTGCGGGGACCGTCGCCGGAGCCTGGGCTGGCCGGACTGCGCCGCCGTGTCGAGCGTGTCGGCGACCCTGCCGCGCGCGAGGAAATATCCGTCCTGATCGATCGACTGGCGGCCTGCGCGGAAGGATTTCTGGACAGCCTCTCTGTTGATGGGGAGATGGAAACCGGCGGGGCGCGGACGCTGGCCGATCAGGTCGAGCGCCATCTGCGGTGCGCCGAAGCCCTGGCTGCAACCGCCGACGCGCCCGGTGCCGCCCGTTTGTGGCGCGGCGACGACGGCGAGGCCGCGGCCATGGCCGTGCGCGCCATCCTTGACAACAGTCGCGATCATCCGCCAGTCGCGGACGGCCGCTATGCCGCGGTTTTCGACGCGCTGGCCGGCGAAACGCCGGTCCGCCCGCGCCATGGGACCCATCCGCGCCTTGCCATTCTGGGGCCGCTCGAAGCCCGCCTCATCCAGGCCGACGTGGTCATTCTGGGCGGGCTGAACGAGGGGACGTGGCCCGGCGATCCCACGGTCGATCCATGGATGTCGCGGCCGATGCGCCGGTCGTTCGGGCTCTCGGCGCCCGAACGGCGCATCGGACTGTCCGCGCATGACTTCGTTCAGGCGTTCTGCGCGCCGGATGTCGTGCTGACCCGGTCGGCGCGGGCCGACGGCGCGCCGACGGTGCCGTCGCGCTGGCTTTTGCGTCTCGATGCCGTATTGAAGGGCGCCGGGCTGGAGACGCCGCAGAGCCTATACCACCGGATGCGCGCGCGACTGCTGCACGAGTCCGGGGGCTATCGCCCCGTTGGCGATCCCCGTCCCCGGCCGGCGCTTGCCCTGCGCCCCGGCACCGTCCGCGTCAGCGAGGTCGGCATGTGGATCAACGATCCCTATGCCTTTTACGCCCGGCGAATCTTGGCGCTGGAGCCGTTGCGCGCTCTGGCCGAGAACCCCGGCGCGCCCGAACGCGGCACCGTCATCCACGAGGTGTTGGCCACCTATGTCCGCCATCACGGTCTCACGCTCCCGCCGGATGCCGAGGCGCGTCTTCTGGAATATGGCCGAAAGGCATTCGAGCCGCTGACCGTTTTTCCGTCGGTCCGCGCGTTTTGGTGGCCGCGATTCGAGCGGGTCGCGCGCTGGTTCCTCGGCTACCTGGCCACCATGCCCCGGGATCGGACGTCGATCGCGATCGAGGACAAGGGGCGCCTGTCGGTGCCCAGACCGGTTTCGGGGCCGCTGATGGTCACCGGGCGGGCCGATCGAATCGACCGGACCGCCGATGGCCTTGTCGTCGTCGACTACAAGACCGGGACCGTGCCGCCAAAGAAACAGATGGTTTCCGGGATCGCGCCGCAATTGCCGCTGGAAGGCGTCATCGCCGAGGCCGGCGGGTTCGACGAACTGGCGCCAGGGCCGGGGACGGGCCTTGAGGTTGCGGATCTCGAACACTGGAAGGTCGGCGGCGGACGCGAGCCCGGCCGGGTCGACGGTATTGGCCGGGACCAGATCGCGGCAGCGATCGAGGCGGCGCGCACCGGCATCGCCCGGCTGGCGGCCGATTACGACACCGACGCAACGGCCTATCTGTCGCGGCCGCGCGGCGCCGTTCGCCATACCGACGACTATGCCTATCTCGCGCGCATCGCCGAATGGGCCAACGACCGCACGGGCACAGAGGGGGAATCATGA